The following nucleotide sequence is from Dialister pneumosintes.
GACGGTGCTACCGTTTCCTTTACTTGCCCCATATACAAAGCTAATAACAATAAAGCCACTAACTGTGTTGTATATGCTTTGGTAGATGCTACTGCAATTTCCGGACCTGCCAATGTATATATAGTATAATCCGCTTCCCTTGCAATAGAAGAACCGATAGAGTTGGTAATAGCAATGCTGCGTGCACCTAATCTTTTTGCTTCTTTAAGTGCAGCTTGGGTATCCAGCGTTTCCCCGGATTGGCTCACTACAATGCACAGAGTTCTTGCTGTAGTCAAAGGTTGACGATAACGGTATTCGGATGCAATATCCACTTCTACAGGAATCTTAACAAAACGTTCGATATAATGTTTAGCTACCAACCCTGCATGATAAGCGGTTCCACAAGCGGTAATTAAAATATTATCAATATTTTCTAAATCTGCTTTAATCCAGTTTAAATTATCAAAACAAACGCTTCCATCTTTAGCTACATGCATAGCTACCGTATCATGAATAGCTTTCGGCTGTTCATAAATTTCCTTGAGCATAAAATGTGGATATCCATTTTTCTCTGCCGCTTCCGCCGACCAGTTTACTTCTTGTACTTTCTTGGAAATAGGTAACCCATCACCATCAAATACGGAAACTTTATCTTTCTTGACAATGACAAGTTCTTTATCATTGATGACAAAAATACGTCTTGTTTTATTAATAACGGCAGGAATATCCGATGCAATAAAGTTCTCACCTTTACCAAGTCCAATGATTAACGGATTCTCACTCTTTGTGCAAATAATAGTATCCGGATAATCACTATTCATAAACAATAAGGTATAAGTACCGGTAATTTCTTTTACTACTTTACGAACAGTAGAAAAAAAGTCTCCATCATCGAGTTCTTCTGCTAAATGAGCAACTACTTCAGAATCTGTTTCCGATTTAAATACATGCCCTTTTTCTATTAATTGCTTTTTTAAAGTCAAGTAGTTTTCAATAATTCCATTATGAACAATCACAAAATGATTACGAGAATCACCATGTGGATGTGAATTCACATCAGATGGTTGCCCATGTGTCGCCCAACGAGTATGTCCAATACCCATAGTCCCTATCAATGGCGTTGCTTTTAATGCAGCTTCTAAATTTGCTAAGCCGCCTTTCTTCTTAACAATATTTATTTTATTGTTATCAAAAACAGCAATACCTGCAGAATCATAGCCTCTGTATTCAAGGCGACGAAGTCCATCAACTAAAAATTCTGATGCTTCTTTGTCTCCCACATAGCCAACAATACCGCACATATCATATCCTCCTTCAAATAAATAGAATAGTTTCCTATTCGTATTATTTGCATAATCTATTTTGTTCTAATTTAAAATTTCATGCTATAAAAAGAAATACATACTCATTGATTATACCATAATCAACAATAAATCTGTATTTCTTTTAAATCCTATTCCGTTTTTTATTCTATTTATATACCCATATTCATTAAAGCAGAAACACCTATAATCGTACCTATTCCCATAATACTGATACTGATAAAAGCCGCTACTGCTATAGGAGTAAGCAAAACCAGAGCCGATTTCCCCCAAGTGAACCCATAATTCTCACTAACAGCAATTATGTTAAGAATAAAGTGCCATACGATAGCAACACAACTAATGATACCGGCTATCACATCTAAACTGAAAGAATCCGCAAGGGCCGAAAACACGAGGATAGACAAAGGACAAACGGTTGCCATAAAACCTGAAGTGATTCCTTTAGCACTACCACGTCCACCTAACCAGCCGGCAACATAATGAATACTTGCACTATGCAGCAAAAGTAAAGTCATCTCTATAAAAAGACAAAGCAAAAAACTCAAAACTACACCGGGACCTTCCACTAAGGATGATAAAGACATAATAAGAATCGTAAAAAGGTATATCAATCCTGCAACAATCCACTGTTCACCTCTTGTGATAGCACGCAATGCAACACGGGGGTGCACCATAAGGCTGTACACTAAATCCAGAAAATAATTCATAGTACCTCCTTATTTAACAACCGGCTGCTGATCCAATGAAGTAATAGATTTCATTTCAGTCGCCATGTTCTTTCCAATAATTTTTGCAAAGCTTTCCGCATTTGCTGAAAGTAAATTTCGTAAATACAGTTTTTCCTCGTAAGAATGTGTAGGAACATCTTCATTCATACCTACCAATCCACCTGCATAACCAAGTGCATCGTAATAATTTCCCATAGCATCTACCAAGCCTAAAGCTTGTGCTTGCCGGCCAGTAATAACTCGTCCATCTGCTATAGCTTTCACTTTATTAATGTCCATATGGCGACCTTCAGCAACAGTGGTTACAAATTGACCGTAAATATCATCTACCATCCCCTGTATCATCGTGCGTTCTTCAGGCGTCATAGGGCGAAACATGGACAACATATCTTTATAAAGTCCACTCTTTATTTTTTCTTCTTTCACACCTAATTTTTCTGCCAATCCTTCTACATTTGTATAATCAATATATACACCGATACTGCCTGTTAAAGTAGCCGGATTAGCAAAGATGTAATCGCCTTTACTTGCAATCCAATATCCGGCAGAAGCACAAGCATCTCCCATAGACACTACAATTGGTTTTCCCGAGTTCTTAATTTTATCCAATTCTTCAGAAATTTCTTGTGTAGCCCCTGTAGACCCACCCGGGCTATTAATTCGCAATAAAATCGCTTTTGCATTGACATCTTTTCTTGCAGACTCAAGTTCTGACATGACCTGCTCACTAGAAGTTCCATTAGAAGAGAATACATTTCCTGTCGGCGGTCCTCCATAAATCTCTCCATCAATACGTATAACTGCTACATAACCATTCCTTACTTTGGGTAGTGACTTACCACTTCCCATAGCTTCCGTACCAACTATTACTGCTACTATTAATAAAATAATTGCTGCTGCAACTACCCATTTTCTTTTCGAGTGAATCACAATTCCCTCCTATATCATAGATAACTATACAGATTATACATTTATTATATCATTATGTTTCTACACCTGAATTAACTAAAAAAGGTTGCAAGAACTAAAACTCTTACAACCATTGGTGACCGGTATGGGATTCGAACCCATGCTCTCTGCGCTGAGAACGCAGCGTCTTAACCGCTTGACTAACCGGCCATGATGAGCTTATTATACTCTCCCATTTTTTAAATAACAAGTAATATCCAACTCTTTATTATAAAAATATATAGTAACACTCACATAACAATGAATATAAAAATCAATAATTCGCTTATAAAAACATTATATGTTACAGTATATATTATTTAATAATTGGTTTTTATTAGATTTATTAGAGGAAAACTTATGAAAAAAGAAAAAATATTATACATTCTTATTATAATCTGTATAATGACAATTACTATTTTAACCGGTATAACTTTTATACAGAGCAAAAAAATCCAAATGATTGAAACTCAATTAACTTCAATGTCTACTACACCAAATGAAAACTCTACCAAAGATGTGTCCAAAAAAATAAATGAGCTTGAAAGTAAACTAACCTCTTTAAATGAGAGAGTAAATAAAGTTGAAAATAATGTTTCCACATCCGCTGATGAATTATCCGGTCTAAAAACAGATATAAATAATGTAAAAGCGAATTTTAATTCTTTAATTACCGATTTATCCCAGCTTCTTTCAGAAAATGAATAGTATCCCTGAAATAAAAATCACTCTTTATTGAGTGCTTTTTATTTCTTCATTTTTATTATAGATTGTTACTTTCCTGTATTTTTCTTATACAGAATATGCAGTCCTTTTAAAGTTAATAAAGGATCTAACACATCAATAGTTATAGATTCTTCTGCAATAAGTTTTGCCATACCACCTGTTGCAATTACTTTAATATTTTCATATCCCATTTCTTCTTTCATTCGATTGACAATACCATCAATCTGACCTACTGCTCCATAATAAATGCCTGATTGCATAGCAGCTACCGTTGTTTTACAAATTAGTGAAGAAGTTTTAACCATTTCTATACGAGGTAATTTAGATGCGCGTTGAAATAATGCCTCCATAGATATTCCAATTCCCGGTGCAACAGCCCCTCCAAGATACCTTTTTTTATCATCAATAGCACAAAAAGTGGTGGCTGTTCCTAAATCAATAATAATAATCGGTCCACCATAAATGGTCGCTCCTGCAACTGCATTTACAATACGATCTGCCCCAAGTTCTTTCGGATTATCATATAACACATTGAGTCCGGTCTTAATTCCGGGACCAACCATCAAGGGTTCTACTTTAAAGTATCTTCTACATAGTGTTTCTAAAATAGGATTAATAGGCGGTACAACAGTAGAAATAATAATAGCATCTACATCCTCAAAACTAAATCCATCCAATTGAAACATCATTCCTAAGGAAGCAGCATATTCATCTGCAGTTTTAAGTGCATTAGTAGCGGCTCTCCAATGATAAATCAGTTTATCTTTATCATAAAAACCTAATACAATATTCGTATTTCCTACATCAAATACCAGAAGCATTCTCTTCTCCTAACTGTTGTTCTTACATTTTTAGCTTTTTATCTTTTATTGCTTGACCGGACGAATAGACACATCTCCGGCAATAACACGTTCTATCTTTGTACCGGTATCTACCAATAAGCAACCATTGTTATCAAGATCTACGGCTTTTCCTATAAATGTTTTATCTTCAGAAATAACTTGTACTTCATTCCCAATAGTACAAGAAAGAGTCTTCCAATCTTCCAATATTTTATCAAAACCTTCTGTTTCCGCTACCATGTACAATTTTTCCAATTCAGCTAATACAGCAGCTAATAGCTGTTTTCTCGATACAGCTATTCCTTCCGCCAAAAATGAAGTCGTTTTATCTCTAAAATCTTCAGGAAACTCAATACGTTCTATACCGGTATTAATCCCAATACCCATAACAATGTAGTCAATTCTTTCCATAGAAGCCGACAATTCCGTTAAAATTCCAACGAGTTTACGTCCATCAACCAATATATCATTAGGCCATTTAATCGCTGCTTGTGGGAGTCCCACACTACGAAGAGCTCTACAAACTGCAACAGCAGCAAGTAGAGTTGACTTAGATGCTTCTAGAGGAAAAAATGTCGGTCTTAATATTAAAGAGAACCAAATTCCTTTAGCGAAAGGAGAATAAAAAGAACGGGAAAAACGTCCACGCCCCATTTTTTGTTCTTCCGCAACAATAATGGTTCCTTCTTCCGCACCATTTCTTGCATATTCTTTCGCGATCTCATTGGTAGAATTTGTCGTTTCTAAATATACTACATTTTGCCCCAATGAATGAGTACGAAGAACACTTGCTATTTCAAGCGGCGTTAATAAATCAGGTGCATAAATAAGACGATATCCTTTACGTGTACTGGATTCAAAAATATACCCACGCTCTTTTAATATTTTGATATGTTTCCAAACAGCGGTACGAGACACATGCAAATCATCTGAAATTTGCTCTCCGGAAATAAATTGCCCATTAGCCTTTCGAAAATAATCTAATATGGTATTTCTCATGTGCATCCCTCCCAATTAATTTTTCTTTATTATAGTAATAAGGTTTACAATCAGTCAATATCTAAGTATTTTCTATGTTTAAAATAAACTTTATACATAATAAAAAGCATTCTGTATCGAATGCTTTTATTATGGTGTTTCCTATTAATTTATAAAATGTAGTTGGATATATCCATATTTTCAGTAATACGCCCTAATTTTTTTCTTACATAAGCTTCATCAATAACTACCGATGAAATAGGTAACTCAGGTACATCATAAGATAGTTGTTCAAGAACACGTTCCAATATAGTATATAATCTTCGTGCACCAATATCTTCCGTTTCACTATTTACTTCATTTGCAATTTCAGCAATAGCAACTAATGCATCTTCAGAAAAAGTTACTTGTACACCATCCGCTTCCAATAAAGCCGTATATTGCCGAATTAATGCTTGCCTCGGTTCCGTAAGGATTTTTCTTAAATCATCTACTGATAAACTATGTAATTCCACTCGAATGGGAAAACGACCTTGCAATTCAGGAATTAAATTACTTGGCTTAGAAACATGAAAAGCCCCTGCTGCAATAAATAAAATATGGTCGGTCTTGATAGATCCATACTTTGTTTTTACAGTTGCGCCTTCAACGATCGGAAGAATATCTCTCTGCACACCTTCTCGTGATACTTCTCCTCGACCACCGCTCCCCTCTTTACTTGCAATCTTATCAATTTCATCAATAAATATAATACCGTTTTCTTCAGCAATATGAATAGCCTTATCTGCAATGGTATCCATATCTAAAAGTTCATCAGTTACTTCTTCTCTAAGCAGTTCTCGTGCCATACGAACTGTAACTGTCTTCTTTTTTGTTTTCTTCGGCATCATGGACGCAAATACTTGTCGAATTTGTATAATATTTTCATTATCTCCATTTTCGCCCATATTATTTTTTACTGCCACATCAATTTCTATAATACGGTCATCCATTTCTCCTGCACGAATCTTTTCAATAAAAGCTGCTCTTTGTGTTTCTTCTTCCGGACTTTTAGGTTTTTCTTCTTTCTTCTCTCCGAAAATAATGTCCATAGGGCTTCTTGTTTCTTCTTTTTTTGTCGGCCATAAAATATCTGCTATCTTTAATACCGCCTGTTCATCCGCTTTTTCACCATGTGCCAATGACTCTTGTTTCTTTATCATGCGTACCGATTCTTCTACCAGATCTCGAACCATGGACTCCACATCTCTACCTACATAACCTATTTCCGTATACTTAGTAGCTTCTACTTTTACAAAAGGAGCATCTGTTAATGCGGCTATACGTCTGGCAATTTCTGTTTTCCCTACTCCGGTCGGTCCAATAAGCAATATATTTTTAGGGCTGATTTCTTTCGCAATATCAAGAGCCAATTGTCTACTTCTCCACCGATTACGAAGTGCTACTGCTACCGATTTTTTAGCATCTTGCTGCCCAATGACATATTGATTTAAATAGTCAACAATTTTATGAGGTGTAAGATCTGCTCTCATAATTCCTCCACAATGACATTATGATTAGTAAAAACACATATATCTGCTGCAATATGCAATGAATTCTCTGCAATTTCCCGTGCAGATAAATCTGTATTCGCAATTAGTGCTCGTGCTGCCGCCAATGCATAATTGCCTCCACTACCAATAGCTAAAATACCGTCATCCGGCTCTATAACTTCTCCATTCCCTGATACTAAATATAAATGCTCTCCATCCGTAACAATGAGCAATGCTTCCAATTTTTGGAGAATTTTATCACTTCTCCATTCCTTTGCAAATTCTACTACTGCACGAACTAAATTGCCTTTATAGTCTGCTAACTTTAACTCAATCTTATCAAAGAGTGCAAAGGCATCTGCCACAGAACCCGCAAATCCAACCAGAATTTTTCCTTGATACAAACGACGTACTTTTTTTGCTGTATTTTTCATAACGACACTATTTCCCATAGTAACTTGCCCATCTCCGGCTATAGCGACATGTCCATTTTTTTGTACAGCCAATATAGTAGTTGCTTTAAACATAGTTCCTCCTACTCTCTTATATATTTTTGATTATATTTTATCATGTATTCTACACTATTATTTATACTAAAAATATGTAAATAAGGTTCTGTTGAAACATGCTCCAACAGAACCTTATAACTAAAATAGAGTGGTGGGGCTATCCGGATTCGAACCAGAGACCTTTACGATGTCAACGTAACGCTCTAACCAACTGAGCTATAGCCCCATAAATCAGGTTTGATTATAACATAATTTAACATGATTTAGAAGCAATGGCTTCCGTGAACTCTCCTTTAGCTGTTTGTTTTATATCTCCACTTTTAATCCACTTCAAAATATCGTTGATAGAAATGTCCGAGATGCTTAAGTAACATCTGAAAGATAAGTGTATTGATAACTTACTCTGCTTAATAATATACTTTTTTCAAGGTAAGTCCTTCGGGTGGTGCAGTAAATCCGGCATAAAAACGTTCCTTAGACTTTAGTACTTGCATAATAGAATCAGTCTGTTTCTTTCCCTCTCCAACTTCAACTAGTGTTCCTACTATGATTCTCACCATATTTGTTAAAAATCCATCACCGGTAACTGAAAAAGTAAGGATATCTTTAGCTTTTTCAATTTGGATTGCAGAAATAGTACGTACAGTACTCATTTTGCTTTTTTTATTGGAAGTAAATCCTTTGAAGTCGTGAGTACCTATCAATAAAGTAGCAGCCTCTTTCATCTTTTCTATATCTAATACTTGTCCATATTGCCAAATAAAGCGTCTATGAAACACATCTTTTTGACTTCCTATACGCATTCGATATACATAAGTTTTAGCTTTAGCATTAAAACGACTATGAAAATTATTAGAAACTTCTTGACTGGATATAATGACTATATCGGATGGAAGTGCATCATTCACTTGCTTTTCCCAATCGGAAACTATAACATTACTGGTCAATCGAACATTAGCTATTTGCCCCATGGAATGCACCCCTGCATCGGTTCTTCCTGCCCCCAGAACTTGTACGGTTTCGCCAACCACTTTTGTAATCGCTTGCTCTAATTTCCCTTGGATAGTTTCCGTTGTTCGAACTTGTTTTTGCCAACCTTTATATCGAGTTCCATCATACTGAACTATAAAACGAATATTCATAGGATTCCTTTCTTATATTCTACGTTACGAGCACTACATTTCATTACAGTATATCACGTAAATAAAATTTTAATGCAAATAGTAAAAAACTTCTTCTCACAAAGAGAAAGAAGTTTTTATTTTATAATAACCGCTAAATAGAACTCCATAATATTATTTCGATACATTCCGGTAGGCACTATTAGCAATCCTGCTATAATACATATCTATCAAATAAGGCATTCTAAATATGTCTAACAAAAACCAGAGGAAGCATCCACCTATGGTTCCAATATAAAGAACAGTAAGCCAAGGGCGTTTTAAATAGGCATAATGAAAGCCAAAAAGTAATAACACATATGCCATGATAATGTTTTTTTCATTACCGACTGATTTTTGCGCCATATACCGTTCTTCTTCTTTATTCAGGTATTTTACCCAAAGTGGATAAGGTTC
It contains:
- the glmS gene encoding glutamine--fructose-6-phosphate transaminase (isomerizing), whose protein sequence is MCGIVGYVGDKEASEFLVDGLRRLEYRGYDSAGIAVFDNNKINIVKKKGGLANLEAALKATPLIGTMGIGHTRWATHGQPSDVNSHPHGDSRNHFVIVHNGIIENYLTLKKQLIEKGHVFKSETDSEVVAHLAEELDDGDFFSTVRKVVKEITGTYTLLFMNSDYPDTIICTKSENPLIIGLGKGENFIASDIPAVINKTRRIFVINDKELVIVKKDKVSVFDGDGLPISKKVQEVNWSAEAAEKNGYPHFMLKEIYEQPKAIHDTVAMHVAKDGSVCFDNLNWIKADLENIDNILITACGTAYHAGLVAKHYIERFVKIPVEVDIASEYRYRQPLTTARTLCIVVSQSGETLDTQAALKEAKRLGARSIAITNSIGSSIAREADYTIYTLAGPEIAVASTKAYTTQLVALLLLALYMGQVKETVAPSVVKTITDSLLILPEKITEVLKEKDHMEKLADSFIHAKDIFYLGRSIDYAIAMEGALKLKEISYIHAEAYAAGELKHGTLALITKDTPVIAVVSQSHVDSKMYSNIQEVRAREAEVISIGYEDDDNLEKYATDVVRIPRVDEFIAPILSVVPMQLLAYFTGIKRGNDVDKPRNLAKSVTVE
- a CDS encoding YIP1 family protein — encoded protein: MNYFLDLVYSLMVHPRVALRAITRGEQWIVAGLIYLFTILIMSLSSLVEGPGVVLSFLLCLFIEMTLLLLHSASIHYVAGWLGGRGSAKGITSGFMATVCPLSILVFSALADSFSLDVIAGIISCVAIVWHFILNIIAVSENYGFTWGKSALVLLTPIAVAAFISISIMGIGTIIGVSALMNMGI
- the sppA gene encoding signal peptide peptidase SppA: MIHSKRKWVVAAAIILLIVAVIVGTEAMGSGKSLPKVRNGYVAVIRIDGEIYGGPPTGNVFSSNGTSSEQVMSELESARKDVNAKAILLRINSPGGSTGATQEISEELDKIKNSGKPIVVSMGDACASAGYWIASKGDYIFANPATLTGSIGVYIDYTNVEGLAEKLGVKEEKIKSGLYKDMLSMFRPMTPEERTMIQGMVDDIYGQFVTTVAEGRHMDINKVKAIADGRVITGRQAQALGLVDAMGNYYDALGYAGGLVGMNEDVPTHSYEEKLYLRNLLSANAESFAKIIGKNMATEMKSITSLDQQPVVK
- a CDS encoding type III pantothenate kinase, with amino-acid sequence MLLVFDVGNTNIVLGFYDKDKLIYHWRAATNALKTADEYAASLGMMFQLDGFSFEDVDAIIISTVVPPINPILETLCRRYFKVEPLMVGPGIKTGLNVLYDNPKELGADRIVNAVAGATIYGGPIIIIDLGTATTFCAIDDKKRYLGGAVAPGIGISMEALFQRASKLPRIEMVKTSSLICKTTVAAMQSGIYYGAVGQIDGIVNRMKEEMGYENIKVIATGGMAKLIAEESITIDVLDPLLTLKGLHILYKKNTGK
- a CDS encoding biotin--[acetyl-CoA-carboxylase] ligase gives rise to the protein MRNTILDYFRKANGQFISGEQISDDLHVSRTAVWKHIKILKERGYIFESSTRKGYRLIYAPDLLTPLEIASVLRTHSLGQNVVYLETTNSTNEIAKEYARNGAEEGTIIVAEEQKMGRGRFSRSFYSPFAKGIWFSLILRPTFFPLEASKSTLLAAVAVCRALRSVGLPQAAIKWPNDILVDGRKLVGILTELSASMERIDYIVMGIGINTGIERIEFPEDFRDKTTSFLAEGIAVSRKQLLAAVLAELEKLYMVAETEGFDKILEDWKTLSCTIGNEVQVISEDKTFIGKAVDLDNNGCLLVDTGTKIERVIAGDVSIRPVKQ
- the hslU gene encoding ATP-dependent protease ATPase subunit HslU; translated protein: MRADLTPHKIVDYLNQYVIGQQDAKKSVAVALRNRWRSRQLALDIAKEISPKNILLIGPTGVGKTEIARRIAALTDAPFVKVEATKYTEIGYVGRDVESMVRDLVEESVRMIKKQESLAHGEKADEQAVLKIADILWPTKKEETRSPMDIIFGEKKEEKPKSPEEETQRAAFIEKIRAGEMDDRIIEIDVAVKNNMGENGDNENIIQIRQVFASMMPKKTKKKTVTVRMARELLREEVTDELLDMDTIADKAIHIAEENGIIFIDEIDKIASKEGSGGRGEVSREGVQRDILPIVEGATVKTKYGSIKTDHILFIAAGAFHVSKPSNLIPELQGRFPIRVELHSLSVDDLRKILTEPRQALIRQYTALLEADGVQVTFSEDALVAIAEIANEVNSETEDIGARRLYTILERVLEQLSYDVPELPISSVVIDEAYVRKKLGRITENMDISNYIL
- the hslV gene encoding ATP-dependent protease subunit HslV; the protein is MFKATTILAVQKNGHVAIAGDGQVTMGNSVVMKNTAKKVRRLYQGKILVGFAGSVADAFALFDKIELKLADYKGNLVRAVVEFAKEWRSDKILQKLEALLIVTDGEHLYLVSGNGEVIEPDDGILAIGSGGNYALAAARALIANTDLSAREIAENSLHIAADICVFTNHNVIVEEL
- the truA gene encoding tRNA pseudouridine(38-40) synthase TruA, which codes for MNIRFIVQYDGTRYKGWQKQVRTTETIQGKLEQAITKVVGETVQVLGAGRTDAGVHSMGQIANVRLTSNVIVSDWEKQVNDALPSDIVIISSQEVSNNFHSRFNAKAKTYVYRMRIGSQKDVFHRRFIWQYGQVLDIEKMKEAATLLIGTHDFKGFTSNKKSKMSTVRTISAIQIEKAKDILTFSVTGDGFLTNMVRIIVGTLVEVGEGKKQTDSIMQVLKSKERFYAGFTAPPEGLTLKKVYY